A genomic segment from Ptychodera flava strain L36383 chromosome 19, AS_Pfla_20210202, whole genome shotgun sequence encodes:
- the LOC139118766 gene encoding cullin-4A-like → MPLTSTEKSPLVKTDIEPNHKKRRPDENNHHHQNPTKRFRDDLPNESTPMADSTQRRPNFSALSPTNNGFTSRASPLANSKPGSTKKLVIKNFKVKPELPENYQETTWQKLKEAVQAIHNHTSIKYSLEELYQAVENMCSHKMSASLYDKLKIVCEDHVKSQISSFIGELTDSVSYLKVLNNCWQDHCRQMIMIRSIFLFLDRTYVLQNSLISSLWDMGLDLFRQHIISNRVVETRTVDGLLLLIERERNSEVVDHSLLKSLLRMLSDLQIYEESFERKFLDATDKLYAAEGQRLMQERDVPEYLAHCDRRLEEEAQRVLHYLDHSTRKSLISCVEQQLLEVHINSIIQKGLDVLVDENRKKDLALMYNLFQRTKSGLQELCINYGTYIKKTGTTIVINPEKDKTMVQELLDFKDKMDYIVFNCFCKNEKFINTMKEAFESFVNKRVNKPAELVAKYVDNIMRAGNKEATEEELERILDKVMVIFRFIHGKDVFEAFYKKDLAKRLLVGKSASVDAEKSMLSKLKQECGGGFTSKLEGMFKDMELSKDIMVAFKQSMQNQGVPGNIELTVNILTMGYWPTYSPMEVHLPSEMVQYQEIFKNFYLSKHSGRKLQWQPNLGHCVLKASFKAGKKELQVSLFQALVLLMFNDGDNYTLEDIAQATGIEDGELRRTVQSLACGKARVISKIPKGKDVSDGDIFTFSDDFKHKLFRIKINQIQMKETPEEQSNTQERVFQDRQYQIDAAIVRIMKMRKTLSHTLLVSELYDQLKFPVKPADLKKRIESLIDRDYMERDKDNSNQYHYVA, encoded by the exons ATGCCTCTGACAAGCACTGAAAAGAGCCCGTTGGTGAAAACGGACATAGAGCCCAACCACAAGAAGCGCAGACCGGACGAAAATAATCATCATCACCAGAACCCGACCAAGAGATTTCGTGACGATCTACCCAATGAAAGCACCCCCATGGCTGATTCCACACAAAGAAGGCCGAATTTTTCAGCGTTAAGTCCAACTAATAATGGCTTCACTAGTAGGGCATCTCCTCTTGCCAACAGTAAGCCTGGATCAACGAAAAAATTAGTGATTAAAAACTTCAAAG TGAAACCTGAGTTACCAGAGAACTACCAGGAAACAACATGGCAGAAATTGAAGGAAGCCGTGCAAGCCATACACAACCATACCTCTATCAAGTACAGTCTTGAAGAACTCTATCAAGCAGTGGAAAACATGTGTTCACATAAAATGTCAGCCTCACTCTATGACAAACTGAAAATAGTTTGTGAAGATCATGTGAAGTCACAAATTTCATCTTTCATAGG AGAATTGACAGACAGTGTCTCATATCTTAAAGTTCTCAACAATTGTTGGCAGGATCACTGTAGACAAATG attatgattcGTAGTATATTCCTTTTCTTGGATCGCACATATGTATTACAGAATTCACTGATATCCTCACTGTG GGACATGGGGCTAGATCTGTTCCGGCAGCACATAATCAGTAACAGGGTAGTGGAAACCAGGACTGTGGATGGCTTGTTACTGCTCATTGAGAGGGAACGGAATAGTGAAGTCGTCGACCACAGTCTACTCAAAAGTTTACTTAGAATGTTATCTGATTTACAG ATCTATGAAGAGTCTTTTGAACGCAAATTTCTGGATGCAACAGATAAACTGTATGCAGCCGAAGGTCAGAGACTCATGCAGGAAAGAGAT GTTCCAGAATACCTAGCCCACTGTGACAGAAGACTGGAAGAAGAGGCACAGAGGGTTTTACACTACCTAGATCACTCAACGAGAAAATCCCTAATATCATGTGTTGAACAGCAGCTACTTGAAGTACACATCAATAGCATCATTCAGAAAG GTCTGGATGTGCTGGTCGACGAAAACAGGAAAAAAGACTTGGCATTAATgtacaatttatttcaaaggaCAAAGTCTGGTCTTCAAGAGCTCTGTATCAACTATGGCACGTACATCAAG AAAACTGGTACCACCATAGTCATAAATCCGGAGAAAGACAAAACCATGGTTCAAGAACTCTTGGACTTCAAGGACAAGATGGACTATATTGTCTTCAATTGCTTCTGTAAGAATGAGAAATTCATCAACACAATGAAGGAAGCATTTGAAAGCTTTGTCAACAAGAGAGTCAACAAGCCAGCCGAGTTAGTAG CTAAGTACGTAGACAATATAATGAGAGCTGGTAATAAAGAAGCCACTGAGGAAGAGCTTGAAAGGATATTAGATAAAGTAATGGTTATCTTCAGATTCATCCATG GTAAGGATGTGTTTGAGGCATTCTACAAGAAAGACTTGGCAAAGAGGCTACTAGTTGGCAAGAGTGCTTCTGTTGATGCAGAGAAATCTATGCTGTCCAAACTTAAACAAG AATGTGGAGGTGGTTTTACCAGTAAACTGGAAGGGATGTTCAAAGACATGGAACTATCCAAGGATATCATGGTTGCATTCAAACAG TCAATGCAAAACCAAGGAGTTCCTGGCAATATTGAACTGACAGTAAATATCTTGACAATGGGATACTGGCCAACGTACTCACCCATGGAGGTCCATCTCCCATCAGAG ATGGTTCAGTACCAagaaattttcaagaatttcTACCTTAGCAAACACAGCGGGCGTAAACTACAGTGGCAACCCAACCTAGGACATTGCGTTTTGAAGGCTTCCTTCAAAGCA GGCAAGAAGGAATTACAGGTGTCACTGTTCCAAGCATTGGTCTTACTCATGTTCAACGACGGAGACAATTACACTTTAGAAGACATTGCACAGGCTACTGGCATTG AGGATGGTGAACTAAGAAGAACAGTACAGTCCCTAGCGTGTGGAAAAGCAAGAGTTATCTCAAAAATACCAAAG GGCAAGGACGTCAGTGATGGAGACATATTTACATTTAGTGATGACTTCAAACACAAATTATTCAGAATTAAAATAAATCagatacaaatgaaagaaacg CCCGAAGAACAGAGCAACACGCAGGAGAGAGTGTTCCAAGACAGGCAGTATCAGATAGATGCCGCCATCGTTAGGATCATGAAGATGAGAAAAACACTTAGTCATACGTTACTGGTCTCAGAACTTTATGACCAACTCAAATTTCCAGTTAAG CCGGCAGATTTGAAGAAACGTATCGAAAGTCTCATCGACAGAGACTACATGGAGAGGGACAAGGATAATTCCAACCAATATcattatgtggcatga